Proteins from a genomic interval of Lysobacter arenosi:
- a CDS encoding serine hydrolase domain-containing protein, protein MNTNNKKRSRALPRLGAIALLLPLTLGSTAQTPLHWNPQPSTPSVAAQGSVTVTTRTAPLPPAPPLAPGFDVRQFESMAQQLVAGQRVPGLAMALVHNGQIISARGYGITDVSHATAVDSHTVFRLASLSKSFAGTMTGLLVNDGSLRWDSKLVRYLPSFQLSDPSASQQLTVADLLSHRVGLTHNAFDRDLERFTDYRTLTQKLAYAPLKCAPGTCYSYQNIAFSLIGDVVFAATGDFYAQEVQRRLFKPLGMNDASLGLEGIQASPSWARPHVRGRGGWVSTMPKSTYYQVLPAAGVNASASDMAQYLLAHTGHRPDVLPAPLLATLHQPLVDTPSEMRGSSWRRQRLTSAGYALGWRVYDYGGHRIVFHGGAVQGYRGMIAMVPDRDFGVAVMWNSESSLPSGLVPTILDRALGLSQQQWLDDDIDETLYADAAQPASPNAPGSQAQTASSAPR, encoded by the coding sequence ATGAATACCAATAACAAGAAGCGCTCCCGCGCCCTCCCGCGACTCGGCGCCATCGCCCTGCTGCTGCCGCTGACCCTGGGCTCCACCGCACAGACCCCGTTGCACTGGAACCCGCAGCCGAGCACGCCCAGCGTCGCGGCACAGGGCAGCGTCACGGTCACCACCCGCACTGCACCGCTCCCGCCGGCGCCGCCGCTGGCACCGGGATTCGATGTACGCCAGTTCGAATCGATGGCGCAGCAGCTGGTCGCCGGCCAGCGCGTTCCCGGCCTGGCGATGGCGCTGGTGCACAACGGCCAGATCATCAGCGCGCGCGGCTACGGCATCACCGACGTAAGCCACGCGACCGCGGTCGACTCGCACACCGTGTTCCGCCTGGCATCGCTGTCGAAGAGTTTCGCCGGCACGATGACCGGCTTGCTGGTCAATGACGGCTCGCTGCGCTGGGACAGCAAGCTGGTGCGGTACCTGCCGAGCTTCCAGCTCAGCGATCCGTCCGCGTCGCAGCAGCTCACCGTCGCCGACCTGCTCAGCCATCGCGTCGGCCTGACCCACAATGCCTTCGACCGCGACCTCGAGCGCTTCACCGATTACCGCACGCTGACGCAGAAGCTGGCGTACGCGCCGCTCAAGTGCGCACCGGGCACCTGCTACAGCTACCAGAACATTGCCTTCAGCCTGATCGGCGACGTGGTGTTTGCCGCCACCGGCGACTTCTATGCGCAGGAAGTGCAGCGCCGTCTGTTCAAGCCCCTGGGCATGAACGACGCCAGCCTCGGCCTGGAAGGCATCCAGGCCAGCCCGAGCTGGGCGCGTCCGCACGTGCGCGGTCGTGGCGGCTGGGTGTCGACGATGCCCAAGTCGACCTACTACCAGGTGCTGCCGGCCGCTGGCGTCAACGCCAGCGCCAGTGACATGGCGCAGTACCTGCTCGCCCACACCGGACATCGCCCCGACGTGCTGCCGGCGCCGCTGCTGGCGACGCTGCACCAGCCGCTGGTCGACACGCCGAGCGAGATGCGCGGTTCTTCCTGGCGCCGCCAGCGTCTTACCTCCGCCGGCTATGCACTGGGCTGGCGCGTCTACGACTACGGCGGCCATCGCATCGTGTTCCATGGCGGTGCGGTGCAGGGCTATCGCGGCATGATCGCGATGGTGCCCGACCGCGACTTCGGCGTCGCCGTGATGTGGAACAGCGAGAGCTCGCTGCCCTCCGGCCTGGTGCCGACCATCCTCGACCGCGCACTGGGCCTGTCGCAGCAGCAGTGGCTCGACGACGACATCGACGAGACCCTTTACGCCGACGCCGCACAGCCGGCCTCGCCGAACGCACCGGGCAGCCAGGCACAGACGGCCAGCTCCGCTCCGCGTTGA